Proteins found in one Elusimicrobiota bacterium genomic segment:
- a CDS encoding SDR family oxidoreductase has translation MSQRHIVFTGFPGFIGRRLIARLLNEGNAPQVTCLVQPKFLDQANADLDKLRQGRSGLKATAVAGDITDQKLGLTPEVYERLAASATEVWHLAAIYDLAVPYEFAHKVNVKGTKNILAFCGAAKNFEKLVYYSTCYVAGDRLGLIKEDELDMGQGFKNNYESTKFLAEIEIRKAMADGLAAVIIRPAIVVGDSKTGETDKFDGPYFGMRMIWKLKWLPGGLPLVGPSDAEVNLAPVDYLVDATMALARKKEAIGGAFQIVDPKPMLARDIYSQLCLWITGRPPLPFSIPAKLFEAMIIGPVKTWLGAPKQMVTYFNHKAKYDCAQTLSMLNGSGVACPPLKNYLETLYRYWLTRKDEPGRLAKA, from the coding sequence ATGAGCCAGCGCCACATTGTGTTTACGGGGTTCCCCGGCTTTATCGGCCGGCGATTGATTGCGCGACTGCTGAACGAAGGAAATGCGCCCCAAGTCACCTGCCTGGTCCAGCCAAAATTTTTGGACCAGGCTAATGCGGACTTGGATAAGCTCCGACAAGGGCGTTCCGGGCTCAAAGCCACGGCTGTGGCCGGCGATATCACGGACCAGAAATTAGGCTTAACCCCCGAGGTTTACGAGCGCCTGGCCGCCTCCGCGACCGAAGTCTGGCATCTGGCCGCGATTTACGATTTGGCCGTTCCTTACGAGTTCGCGCATAAGGTTAATGTCAAAGGCACGAAAAATATTCTGGCCTTTTGTGGGGCCGCCAAGAATTTTGAAAAACTGGTTTATTACTCCACTTGCTACGTGGCCGGCGACCGTTTAGGCTTAATCAAAGAAGACGAGCTTGATATGGGGCAGGGCTTTAAAAATAACTACGAATCCACCAAGTTCCTGGCTGAGATCGAAATTCGCAAAGCCATGGCCGACGGTTTGGCTGCGGTCATTATCCGTCCCGCAATCGTTGTCGGCGATTCCAAGACGGGAGAAACGGATAAATTCGACGGGCCTTATTTCGGCATGCGCATGATTTGGAAATTAAAATGGCTGCCCGGCGGGCTTCCGCTGGTCGGGCCTTCGGACGCCGAGGTCAATCTGGCTCCGGTGGATTATCTCGTGGATGCCACCATGGCTTTGGCGCGCAAAAAAGAGGCCATCGGCGGCGCCTTCCAAATCGTAGACCCCAAGCCCATGCTGGCCCGCGATATTTACAGTCAGCTCTGCCTTTGGATCACCGGAAGACCGCCCCTGCCCTTCTCCATCCCGGCCAAACTCTTCGAAGCCATGATCATCGGACCGGTCAAAACATGGCTGGGCGCGCCCAAGCAAATGGTGACTTATTTCAATCACAAGGCCAAATATGATTGCGCCCAAACGTTGTCCATGCTCAATGGAAGCGGGGTCGCCTGCCCGCCGCTGAAGAATTACCTGGAAACCCTTTATCGTTATTGGCTGACCCGCAAAGACGAGCCGGGCCGCCTGGCCAAGGCTTAA